Proteins from a genomic interval of Rhodothermus marinus:
- the galB gene encoding beta-galactosidase GalB codes for MRISSSRYRVFLGGGLLLLLTVLPLQAQPVQDLLRARILLNEDWRFFRYPSRAEADGLVYDVWPTYRVDADTTGAPQEVIVLKPWVLPTGNPFIRDPSRRYRRPPGHPGSDFSFVQPDFDDSGWERVDLPHDWAIRGPFVEQPHPEVDGGMGWLPSPGVAWYRKKIFIPAADSGRAIYLDVEGAMAHAVVWLNGYLVGGWPYGYASWRVDLTPYVRWGAENQLAIRLEVLPRSSRWYPGGGLYRNVWLVKTHPVHVAQWGTFVRTPYVSTDSATVVLDVTIENRWARAVSVRVTTEIFELGEEDRPRGDAVAALPPRQVRVPAQGQAAVSGMATVRNPKLWGPPPTQTPHRYVAVTTLWLDGRPVDRYETRFGIRSLQFDPERGLLVNGERIEIKGVNQHHDLGPLGAAFNRRAAERQLELLREMGANAIRTAHNPPAPELLELTDRMGFLVLDEIFDVWEMRKTPLDFHLIFPDWHEQDLRAFIRRDRNHPSVILWSFGNEVGEQGSGREGAELARRLARIIKEEDPSRPVTASMNFARPGTPMAEVVDVICLNYQGEGIRDMPAYTGLQGITTPPLYSAFRIHFPTKMIISCENAAAVSSRGAYLFPVTDALSAPVREGQGGDPVTRQVSGYELYTADFGSSVDKVFFVQELHPFVAGGFVWSGWDYLGEPTPYYSSRSSYFGIIDLAGFKKDRFYLYQARWRPELPMVHILPHWNWPDRVGEITPVHVFTSGDEVELFLNGRSLGRKKKGPYQYRLRWDDVRYEPGALRAVAYKNGRKWAEAVVQTTGQPTALAAEADRVRIQADGYDLAFITVRVVDAEGRTVPTADNPVRFTVEGPGELVATANGDPTSFIPFSSAERPAFNGLVLAIVRARRGMPGTITVTASAPGLQPARVTIEAQ; via the coding sequence ATGCGCATCTCCAGTTCTCGCTATCGGGTGTTTTTAGGAGGCGGGCTGCTCCTGCTGCTGACGGTCCTGCCGTTGCAGGCACAACCTGTGCAGGATCTGCTGCGCGCGCGGATTCTGCTCAATGAAGACTGGCGCTTTTTCAGGTATCCCTCCCGGGCGGAGGCCGACGGGCTGGTCTACGACGTATGGCCGACCTACCGGGTGGACGCAGACACGACCGGAGCGCCGCAGGAGGTGATCGTGCTCAAACCCTGGGTGCTGCCCACCGGCAATCCCTTCATCAGGGATCCGTCCCGACGTTACAGAAGGCCGCCGGGCCATCCCGGAAGCGACTTCTCGTTCGTGCAGCCGGACTTCGACGATAGCGGCTGGGAACGGGTAGACCTGCCCCACGACTGGGCCATTCGCGGCCCCTTCGTGGAGCAACCACACCCCGAGGTGGACGGCGGCATGGGCTGGCTGCCCAGCCCGGGCGTGGCCTGGTACCGGAAGAAAATCTTCATCCCGGCCGCCGATTCGGGGCGGGCGATCTACCTGGACGTCGAGGGCGCGATGGCTCACGCTGTCGTCTGGCTGAACGGCTACCTGGTGGGTGGCTGGCCCTACGGCTATGCTTCCTGGCGCGTGGATCTGACGCCATACGTCCGCTGGGGCGCGGAAAACCAGCTTGCCATCCGACTTGAGGTGCTTCCACGCTCGTCGCGCTGGTATCCCGGCGGTGGATTGTACCGCAACGTCTGGCTGGTCAAGACGCATCCGGTGCACGTGGCGCAATGGGGCACGTTCGTGCGCACACCCTACGTCTCGACCGACTCGGCCACCGTTGTGCTGGATGTGACCATCGAAAACCGATGGGCCCGGGCCGTCTCGGTGCGTGTTACGACAGAGATTTTCGAGCTGGGCGAAGAGGACCGGCCGCGGGGCGATGCCGTCGCTGCATTGCCGCCCCGACAGGTGCGGGTACCGGCGCAGGGACAGGCCGCGGTGTCCGGCATGGCGACGGTACGCAACCCGAAGCTGTGGGGACCTCCGCCCACGCAGACGCCTCACCGCTACGTGGCCGTCACCACGCTGTGGCTCGACGGCCGCCCGGTCGATCGCTACGAAACCCGCTTCGGCATCCGCTCGCTGCAGTTCGATCCGGAGCGCGGGCTGCTGGTCAACGGCGAGCGCATCGAAATCAAAGGCGTTAACCAGCATCACGACCTGGGGCCGCTGGGCGCGGCCTTCAACCGAAGGGCGGCCGAGCGCCAGCTCGAACTGCTGCGTGAGATGGGCGCCAATGCCATTCGTACCGCCCATAACCCGCCAGCTCCCGAGCTGCTGGAGCTTACCGACCGCATGGGCTTCCTCGTGCTCGACGAGATCTTCGACGTCTGGGAGATGCGAAAAACCCCGCTCGACTTCCACCTGATCTTTCCGGACTGGCACGAGCAGGACCTGCGCGCCTTTATCCGCCGCGACCGCAACCACCCGTCGGTCATTCTCTGGAGCTTCGGCAACGAAGTGGGCGAGCAGGGAAGCGGCCGCGAAGGCGCCGAGCTGGCCCGGCGACTGGCCCGCATCATCAAAGAGGAGGATCCCTCGCGGCCGGTGACGGCGTCTATGAATTTCGCCCGGCCGGGGACGCCGATGGCCGAGGTGGTGGACGTCATCTGCCTGAACTATCAGGGCGAAGGGATCCGGGACATGCCGGCCTATACTGGTTTGCAGGGGATCACCACACCACCCCTTTACAGCGCATTTCGCATACATTTCCCTACAAAAATGATTATCAGTTGTGAAAATGCGGCCGCTGTAAGTTCGCGGGGCGCCTATCTCTTTCCAGTTACGGATGCCCTGAGTGCACCTGTTCGTGAAGGCCAGGGGGGTGATCCGGTTACCAGGCAGGTAAGCGGCTATGAGCTATATACGGCGGATTTTGGCTCTTCGGTGGACAAGGTGTTTTTCGTGCAGGAACTCCATCCTTTTGTGGCCGGCGGTTTCGTCTGGAGCGGCTGGGACTATCTGGGCGAGCCCACGCCCTACTACAGTTCGCGCAGCTCTTATTTCGGGATCATCGATCTGGCCGGTTTCAAAAAGGATCGGTTTTACCTGTATCAGGCCCGCTGGCGTCCCGAGCTACCGATGGTGCATATCCTGCCCCACTGGAACTGGCCGGATCGCGTGGGGGAGATCACGCCCGTGCATGTGTTCACCTCGGGCGACGAGGTGGAACTGTTCCTCAATGGCCGATCGCTCGGCCGCAAGAAAAAAGGGCCCTACCAGTACCGCCTGCGCTGGGACGACGTGCGCTACGAGCCCGGCGCACTACGCGCCGTGGCCTATAAAAACGGCCGGAAGTGGGCCGAAGCCGTCGTGCAGACCACCGGCCAGCCGACCGCGCTGGCCGCCGAGGCGGACCGTGTCCGGATCCAGGCCGACGGCTACGACCTGGCATTCATCACGGTGCGGGTGGTCGATGCAGAAGGGCGAACCGTGCCCACGGCGGACAATCCGGTGCGTTTCACCGTCGAAGGACCCGGCGAGCTGGTGGCCACGGCCAACGGCGACCCGACCAGCTTCATTCCGTTTTCTTCGGCGGAGCGGCCGGCCTTCAACGGGCTGGTGCTGGCCATCGTGCGCGCCCGGCGTGGCATGCCCGGCACCATTACCGTCACGGCCAGCGCCCCCGGTCTCCAACCGGCTCGCGTGACGATCGAAGCGCAGTAA